A genomic segment from Sphingopyxis sp. DBS4 encodes:
- a CDS encoding LysR family transcriptional regulator, which translates to MNLRRLRHFDTLYRLGSYARAADELGLTQSALTRSIQKLEEELGTTLFDRTTHYVRPTSDADRLIRSARDVIAASANLEQEARGLGQPSSGTVAVGAGPYPLQPLLTDAIARFAKGHPGVRVTVTGGPSEQLLETLVDRRLDLVVCNRAKFATSAHADEVLCIPLPPEPLVLVCALDHPLARGRATVALSPGRSRAPRRAAIFRARSARASPPDSSPITNSIPPPPASTWRAAVARSPSCRGVLRCAAASR; encoded by the coding sequence ATGAACCTCCGCCGCCTTCGTCATTTCGACACGCTCTACCGTCTCGGCAGCTATGCGCGCGCCGCCGACGAACTCGGCCTGACGCAATCGGCGCTGACCCGCTCGATCCAGAAGCTCGAGGAGGAACTGGGGACCACGCTGTTCGACCGCACCACGCACTATGTGCGACCGACGAGCGATGCCGACCGCCTGATCCGCTCGGCGCGCGACGTCATCGCCGCTTCGGCGAACCTCGAACAGGAAGCGCGCGGGCTCGGCCAGCCGAGCAGCGGCACCGTCGCGGTCGGCGCCGGTCCTTATCCGCTGCAACCCCTGCTCACCGACGCGATCGCGCGCTTCGCCAAGGGGCATCCGGGGGTGCGCGTCACCGTCACCGGCGGACCGTCCGAGCAATTGCTCGAAACCCTCGTCGACCGCCGCCTCGATCTCGTCGTCTGCAATCGCGCGAAATTCGCCACGTCCGCCCACGCCGACGAAGTGCTGTGCATCCCGCTGCCGCCCGAGCCGCTGGTGCTCGTCTGCGCGCTCGATCACCCGCTCGCGCGGGGGAGGGCGACAGTGGCGCTTTCCCCTGGGCGCTCCCGCGCCCCGCGCCGGGCAGCAATTTTCCGCGCGCGATCCGCACGCGCTTCGCCGCCGGACAGTTCCCCGATTACGAACTCGATTCCACCGCCGCCTGCCTCGACATGGCGCGCAGCGGTCGCGCGATCACCGTCGTGCCGCGGCGTCTTGCGCTGCGCAGCGGCCTCGCGATGA
- a CDS encoding glycerol-3-phosphate dehydrogenase/oxidase: MSSTQLDARTRRQAFAELEARTFDLAVIGGGITGAGIARDAAMRGLSVALVEARDYASGTSSRSSKMIHGGLRYLAQGDIALVKEAASERQVLRGIAPHLTRLSPFLIPTTNMAMTAKLRTGLWTFEKLGGVPEAEKHEVIGLAELQRREPLMRTDRLNGAVLYPEFLTDDARLVLANIRSAQGAGAVVINHAAASDLTDDGLVATSSLGDSLGARIRARLVVNAAGAWVDAVRGLEAGEGDTRLSLSRGIHLVLPRERLPINATIIIRAPDKRSIFAVPRGAFTYIGTTDVFHDGADYWPAPTRADIDYLLRATEAALSIDPIGDAEIVSLWSGVRPLIAQPGKKANEVSRKDEIWTSPNGLVSIAGGKLSAYRAMAERVVDLVVERLGRNALPCSTAEVSLPGGSREVRLAGLDPLAAERLAGLYGDEANEILIAGGDVAAEAARAVTHEGAARLEDYWVRRSARAWFDEGAGLAALAPAAEAMGELLGWDDAMKAAELAHCRRINDESRRFLGE; the protein is encoded by the coding sequence ATGAGCAGCACCCAACTCGACGCGCGGACGCGGCGCCAGGCTTTTGCCGAACTCGAAGCGCGCACCTTCGACCTTGCGGTGATCGGCGGCGGGATCACCGGTGCCGGGATCGCGCGCGATGCGGCGATGCGCGGGCTGTCGGTCGCGCTGGTCGAGGCGCGCGACTATGCGAGCGGGACGAGCAGCCGGTCGTCGAAGATGATCCACGGCGGTCTCCGCTATCTGGCACAGGGCGATATCGCGCTGGTCAAGGAGGCGGCGTCGGAACGGCAGGTGTTGCGGGGGATCGCGCCGCATTTGACGAGATTGTCGCCTTTCCTGATCCCGACGACGAACATGGCGATGACCGCGAAACTGCGGACGGGGCTGTGGACTTTCGAGAAATTGGGCGGGGTGCCCGAGGCCGAGAAGCATGAAGTGATCGGCCTCGCCGAATTGCAGCGGCGCGAGCCGCTGATGCGCACCGACCGGCTGAATGGTGCGGTATTATACCCCGAATTCCTGACCGACGATGCGCGGCTCGTGCTCGCGAATATCCGCAGCGCGCAGGGTGCGGGCGCGGTGGTGATCAATCATGCGGCGGCGTCGGACCTGACGGACGACGGGCTGGTCGCAACATCGTCGCTGGGCGATAGTCTCGGCGCGCGGATCAGGGCGAGGCTGGTCGTGAACGCCGCGGGCGCGTGGGTCGACGCGGTGCGCGGGCTCGAAGCGGGCGAAGGCGATACGCGGCTGTCGCTGAGCCGCGGCATCCACTTGGTGCTGCCGCGCGAACGGTTGCCGATCAACGCGACGATCATCATCCGCGCGCCCGACAAGCGCAGCATCTTCGCGGTGCCGCGCGGGGCCTTCACCTATATCGGCACGACCGACGTCTTCCACGACGGCGCCGATTACTGGCCCGCGCCGACGCGCGCGGACATCGACTATCTGCTGCGCGCCACCGAAGCGGCGCTGAGCATCGACCCGATCGGGGATGCCGAGATCGTTTCGCTATGGTCGGGGGTGCGGCCGCTGATCGCGCAGCCGGGGAAGAAAGCGAACGAGGTGTCGCGCAAGGACGAGATCTGGACCTCGCCGAACGGACTCGTCTCGATCGCGGGGGGCAAGCTCAGCGCCTATCGCGCGATGGCCGAACGCGTCGTCGATCTGGTGGTCGAGCGGCTGGGCAGGAACGCCCTGCCCTGTTCGACCGCCGAAGTGTCGCTGCCGGGCGGGTCGCGCGAGGTGCGGCTGGCGGGGCTAGATCCGCTGGCGGCCGAACGGCTGGCCGGGCTTTATGGCGACGAAGCCAACGAGATACTGATCGCGGGCGGCGACGTCGCCGCCGAAGCGGCGCGCGCGGTGACGCACGAGGGCGCAGCGCGGCTCGAGGATTATTGGGTGCGGCGCAGCGCACGCGCCTGGTTCGACGAAGGCGCGGGTCTTGCCGCGCTGGCGCCCGCCGCCGAGGCGATGGGCGAGTTGCTCGGCTGGGATGACGCCATGAAGGCAGCCGAGCTCGCGCATTGCCGACGGATCAACGATGAGAGCCGCCGGTTTTTGGGAGAGTGA